A segment of the Lampris incognitus isolate fLamInc1 chromosome 19, fLamInc1.hap2, whole genome shotgun sequence genome:
CAACAACACTCTCACTGGCCACCACGCTTCTGTTCGCACACGTTAACACATACAGACGGCTGCATACACAGGCTATCACACACAGATCTCACCAATGGCTTTGGTGTAGTGCCGGGCCCCAAGCAGTAGTTCAGGTGCTCTGTACCAGAAAGTGACCACCACCGGGTCCAGATCGGCTAAAGGCTTCAGTGGTGAATTGAAGAGTCGTGCAAAGCCCATGTCCGCTGAAGAGAAAGCAAAACGAACAAACCAGTGAATAAAATTGAATGCAGTCAATGAAATGCTAGCAAACTTGGAAAATATGTGACATAAAACTGAAATAAGAAATAATCTCCACATACCAATCTTTACTCTACCCCTCTCTGGCCCTTCCCCCATCACTAAAATGTTGGCTGGTTTCTGAGGGAGAAAAATTATACATACACACCGTTATAAAAATGCTTCCATTACCCTAATGAAATAAACAGTGAGGGGGTTTTACCGGAAAGGAATTCAGATTAGGTCTGCACAGTTGGCGAACTACAGTGCTAAATTGAAAATCCGTTCTGTGTTGTGTAATGGAAAGCTCTGCTCTGCTGCCCTCTGGTGGGCTAAGTGTGCCCACTGCATCCCACAAAGGGGAGGTCTTCCACTTGGTCTCCCTGTGCTCTGGAAGTGGATGTTTGTGGCAGATGGACAATTTCGTTTCTCATCACACGACATAAACATCTGCAAGTGATAGACTTCAATCGAAAAGCAATTTTAGCAAATATTTAATCAACCCCACCCCTCCggagaataaaatagaataaaatcagCGAACAGAGAGACCACCGCAAAGCGATTTTGTGCAATTATGACCTTTAAAAGGAATCGACCATCTCAAATGTACATTAACAGAAAGGACGTTATTGGAATTCATGTGGTTATGGTTCACAACTAAACACATAAGCGCCAACAATTATCTGCCTTTAAGTAGGTGGTTGATTTAATCACATtctcaccccctctgctgttaTCTAGTCCTCTGTTCATAACCCTCCCACTGAACTTTATCTGCAACTGCCCTTctttttgggccccccccccacctctcctctctccctcactcatcCTCTTACAAGATCTCTGTGCAGGACCCAGTTGGCGTGGAGGTAATGGATGCCGTCCAGGATCTGGTAGAGCAGAGACTTGACCATTCCCCTGGGAAGCTGCAGGGGCTTCTTGTTGGCCTTGGACGCTCTGTGGAACTTGATAATGTGCTATGGAAGGATAAGATAATTTGTATTAGCattgtgtttttgcttgtttgtgaCAGGTAGGAAGGCACTGATGTACATAATGGGTCATTTTGTCTCTTCTTGCATTTGCGTGTTTGCGAGTGCAGGTTCAGGCTCGGGGCATTATGAGTAACAATGCTATTTGTGGTATGCGTGATTACTCCTGTGATGGGGAGATGCGATGCTACAGATCTGTAGTAGAAAACAATTTCACTCAATTCTAACATCTCACTAGTTGTACCTGACACCACTAATGCAGAGGTTGCATGAGGTTAAGTCTGTACTGTTGTGCATTTGTCtgtggatacgtgtgtgtgtgtgtggggggggggagtctaaATGTTAAGAATGTGTGTTTCGATGGACCTTTGCTCTGTGCAAATATGTCTGTGCCCTCAAGAAAACAGCTCCATTAACAGAATATGTGAatatctgatgtgtgtgtgtttgtgttcgggCTTCAAAGTGACTCTAGAGAATAATTTGAAATTTCAAAATTGACATTTCAAAAGCTGGATTCTTCATTCGTGATTATTTGAGGGAGACTTGTTTGAGAAAGCCTTTTCAACAGTTTTGACACTGCCCTGCTGCTATCCCTGACCCACAAGTCAAGTTTCACATCAGAGAAAAATCTTTAATTCTGTTCACAACCAGGACGTCTTACATTTACCCTTTCTCCTCTGAATTATGCAACGACGGCTAAAAAAGAAGTCCTACAGAGAGAGGCATGTCCACATATCATGATTTCTAAAAGTAACAACCAtatcataagtgtgtgtgtgtctgtgtgtgttaccCAAAGGTCATGCTCGGCGTAGTCAAACAGCAGCCATACTTTCCGGTCTGCGTGTGACAGAAACACTTTCTGCAGCGAGATGACATTGGGGTGTTTCAGCTCCCGCAGCAGCTGCAAATACACAAATCCTTTCAGAGGGACCGCTATAGACTGATATTAGAGGCAACACACTCCAATGGATCAAATCAGGGATAAGCTATTGTCTAATATATACAATTTATTGCAGAAGTAAACGTTAAGAAGTGCTCAACCTAGAATATGGAATATCGTAAATAGTTAATATAGGCATATATAATATACCTATATCAATATATGTTGCATAATACAATCAATTGTAATCATCTGCATGAAGTCTCAACATTATGTCGgatgtcaaaaaacaaacaaaacaacaaaaaaaacaaacaggcgAAGGGAAACAGAGAGACTGGAGGAAAAAGACAGACTTACTGCAATCTCTCTGCAGGCAGACATAGAGATGCCAGTGCCTTCAATCTGCTTGAGGGCGTAGTCCTTATCATCCTTTCTACAAACACAGAGACATACTAACATCAACACCGGAGTAGACCGCGGCTCCCCTGAGAGCTGTCTGCCCAGGAGCATAAAGGGGGGGCACTTGGCAGCTGGCACAGGGACACGGAGAAGGCCGAGTTGCATTACCTCCAGATTTGTGTAATCAAGCTCACCTCTAAGGTGCAAAACAATAGCTGGGAGAGGAAACGGACCCTCTCTGGCAGCTGGCAAGGGACAGACAGTGCACGGGAACAGGCCCTCCACTCGAATTAACCGGTTACTACCCCTCCCCTCGTCCTGGCCTACATCATCCCATAAACCTGTGCTTTGTGTCTCCTCAGGCCCAGTCCAATTCTCGCAGCACAAACGAGCTCGCGGAACCTCACAAACAGCAGTCTGCTAAAGCGAACACAAACATCTTTAAACACTTTGGGGCTGTTTAGTGCGGTTCTGCTCGCCGGCGTGTCCGGACCATGCTAACGTGCCTGGTGTCATTGCGCCTGTTCAAAGCTTCCCAGAGCTCCCTCTGGGTCTGGTCCGGACCAAATTAAGACCGTAAGTGGTATGGGGACAGGCATAATCAGAGAAATGAGAGGGGGGGAAAATGCCTGTGGGTACATTTATTGTTCCAAGAAATATGTAACCGAGACAAAGCGAGTGTGGTCATGTACAGTTAACAGCGTATTATGAATACAAACAGTCGTCTTTAGCTGTGTTCACACGTGAAAGAGCAAGCTGTTTGTCCAGACATCACAGCCGATTACCGTCTGCATGTCAAGCAATAAAATAGGCTTTTGCTACTTTGTTCCCAAAGAGAACACTTGGTGAGAGCATTTATCGTATTTACAGTGGAAAAACAGTATGAATTTGTGTACACTATCCAAACCAGTAAACACAAAGCATCATCCATCCACTGGGAACCTCTTAATGAATCATCCGTCATGAACATAGAAAAGGAAACACGAGAGGTGAGGACAAAATACATGCAGGCCCTTTAAAAAAGGCGTCTGTTTTTGGCTTTATGTAAATACAACAGCCAAAAGCTGCCCGCCCCCACCAACAACATCCAACGAATCCTTCCAGTCCCACCTGCTTTCACCCTGACATCCATCACAGcatatttttttcctcccccacaAAACTTTATCTTTTGCAAAGTAAATAACAaaaaaatgaataataataacaacgcaTTGCTAAATGTCTTtacggtacaaaaaaaaaaaaaaaggacaagctCAAGCGCCTCGCTGCAAAGCTTGTTTACATTTATTACACTGGATGATTATGGCCCATCTCCGGACAGGACGGTGAGTAAATACACCTGCATGGAAGAGAGAAGGAAAATCATAACCacagtaaaaaaattaaaaaaaaatgctctgCAGGATCTACCAAGCAGGctgcatggggggagggggggagacacaAGGCTGTGTCAACCCTGTCAGCGCCTTTGACAGGACCCCATCGCTTTATCGGTGCCGTTTGCAGCCCCCAGGGGCTCCGGCTGCACGTCCcgtgaaccccccacccccactccccacCCCGACGTTTACTACGAGTCCATCTTTTCAGCATGCTCCACCGCCTCCCTACGCTCGACTCCGGCCTCGAccgcgtctccccccccccctagaAAAACGGtgactcgacccccccccccggccagcaACCACAGAGAGGCGGAGGGGGACTCATTGCGTGGCTGACGTAAGGCTGTAAACCGGCTCGCTTACTCGACGAGGCCTCGCTTGGctttccaaaccccccccccccccgactcaccCGTCTTTTCTCTTGGCTTTGTACACATGTCCGTAGGTGCCTCTCCCCACTTTGCAGCCCTCGTACTCGAACAGGTCCTCGACTCGCTCCCGCTCGCCCGTCAGCTTCACTTTGAAGTCATAGTCCATGTTTTCCGCCGTGCCGTGCGGGGCCCGATCGCTTTCGTCGTCTCCCGTCCCCTCTTCCGAAGCGCCGCTCGGGGGGGAGGCAACTGGGCTACTTCAACGAGCTCCGCTTGGCGATTTCCCCCCCCTTGCTAGTGAGTTGCCTGCCCTGGCGTGGCCTTCTCCCCTAGCCCAGCTTCCACATCGAGTTTTCCGGGCGGGTTTGCGGTGGCCCCGGGGGAGGACGCGCCGTtctcgggggtggggtggggggggacgacGGCCGGTTGTGAGCGCACAcggggttgggtggggtgggtgggcgaggggtgggggggtattcCTTTCTCTTCTTGCTGCGTTTCTCAGCCGGTGTCTCACCGGAGGTGCGACGGGCGTATCGGCGCACGGCACTGTCGTGAACTGTCGTGCGGGCGGACGgactctttttttctcttcttcttactTTATTGCCACTTCGAATAcgttcaaacagagcaaaatagacacGCACGAGACgccacaaaaacaatagattgaagacaaaaaaaaccaataaagacacaaaagagaaagtaaattatGAAAAATagataacagaaaaaaaatgagtaaataaaggcgagatcatatttttatgtaaacagattcagagatttgcagatgttgatagtttttaaagccttgGTGTTTTTTGAGGTGGAGGTCGTCCTTATATgttgttcaacttcttttttaagtgcaaagagttgaggctttctgttggacaatttacatttatgtatatgaaacttggctaaaaataaaagcgttgtaaccggttattttttgaccggtgcgggattcgatacgacgtgtaccgcaccacgaggcgacatcactaaccgctcggctaaagggtcagcagacccgttagctaagggctaacgtgtcttactagtagtttacagCATATTTATAAGAAAGAATGCATCGCCgtctttgtgattaaaattatgaaaaccaaaaataacattcttatagtaaaggtgaaaatcggaaaagacaaaatcagcgataaacttgtggaaAGTCTCTCCAGGACGTGCGGACGGACTCGCGAGTCGAGGAGGACTTCGGCGAGACGGGGATGAGACCACGTGGGATTGGATCCGCGAGGAGGGGAAAGAGACGGCGGGGTGATGGAACACGTGTTCCCCCGTCTTTCGTGTTGTTGCCCGGAAATAATTGCACCTCTTATGCCTGTGCCGACGAAGTCACAGGAGTCCTCCGAATCAGGAGAAACACATTTGCTTTGGGTCTAAAGGGACACAGACTCAAGTGTCTGAAGCGTCGAGTTGTTAAAACATCTTACCATTAAGGATAAGGGTGAAATGAAGAAACCGTATCATAATCGGGATTTAGCATAAAAAAACTCGAGTAATTTgactatatattgtaacgtgcatggataaatagacacgctggccgctggctggcgggtctgactctttagtcgagcggttagcgatgtccccttcggtgcgggcgacacgggttcgcttcccggccgcgacagttcctgtggttgcgttgttccccgaattcgccacaatatagaTTTAAAGAGAAAAATCGTTGTCCCTGATCCAACTGCAACATGGTCACGAGTAAAATGCTCAGAGGATTCAAAAAAATATGGGATCAATGCATCAAAACATTAGACGTTGTTAGAGAAATGCCTGGCTGAGCAATGAAAACAGGCGTGATCGACGGCCAAATGCACTGGAAACGATTGTAAAAGAAGTATAACCATATAGCCTGACGAGCCTTTACTGTCAGTACggattccaacacacacacacacacacacacacacacacacacacacacacacacacacatatatatatatattattctcctcatttgttgagcacttttatcaacaccattggcggtttccgaaaaaaacgatatatatatatatatatctatatatatatagatatatatatagatatagatatatagatatagatataactttgttaaaagaaacactcaatggtaggggaagtgctcaacaaacaaggagcaaaacaaTCCCCTGAGCCAAGAACGTTCTTTATGAGAcattacaagcctgtttcatgccataagcaatcacacacacacacacatacacacacacacatatacatatatatatatatatatatatatatatatatatatatagtatagagATCTTCATCAGAGTATAATCAATTATTGTGGTACCATGTTAAAGGCCTGTACCGAAATGTAAGGTAGAGCATCAATggttaaataaaatgtattctaaACATGTCCTTCAGTTTGTTGCTCTATCGTTCTACTTATTATTATTTGATGACAGAAGTGACGAATCAGATTTAGGTGGAACACTTGCCAGTGGCAGACTGGCAAGTGTTACACCTAAATCTGATtcgtcagattatgtgaccctgcctTTAAAACGCCCTATTTCGGCCACCCAGATGCTAATCCTACGCACATCTAATTATCCGCCGTCTCCAACCCGACACCTCATTAACGATCTTGAACTTTATGCCCAAATTTAACCTTTTCTCTGACCGAAGAAGGGGTGTTTTATTCGAAGGGTCGCCAAATGTGACGGGTtgggggggttggggttggggggggggggtgacagattTTGGTGTGACACGCGAGCCAGCGTTCCGGGCACCGAGGCTTTATTGTGTTTTGGAGACTCGTTAGGTAGGAACCAATGTAGCGAGGCATTTCAGATGTCGGACGGTCAGTGTAATGTAACACCGTCGGTCCCATCTtggtttgagagagagacagcgagagagagagagagagagagagccctgagAGAAACGTAAACCGTCCATATTACTGCTGCTTTGTCAGGTATTTAACGCACTTTATTCCCGTTGTCATCTACGGCAAACCAGCGCGGAGGCGGCGTTTCTGTTTGCCGTTCGTTCGAACTGCTTTCTAAAACCGGACGTCCGGTGCGGTCTGGCGAGGAATTCACCAGCCTAGCTCGCTAGCTAGCCGGCTAACAGCTAGCGTCGGCGTCGACGGGGAGCTAGCGGTTGACGTCGGCCGAGCTTGTCCCGCTATCGCGCGGCTAGCCGCGGATGTGTCACGCACTCGGCGTGACCCGCCCGCGTCGTCGAAAGCCGGCGAAACTAGCCGACGTTTCGACGCGGACGCGCAAGCGACAGCGGGCCCGCGAATTCGAGGAGGTAAAATGGACATTCTTTGTTTGCCTTCGCGCATCGCCCCTGCTCCGAGACGGACACCATTTATTTCCACCACCGGGCCCCGCCTACGCGACGCAGCGCGTGGCCACTCGGCACGTCGATCACCGCTCCTAGGCCGGTGATTGGGTGGCTGGCTAGGATGACGGCGTCGCTTTCGACGCTCCTTTTCCTCAGCCTCCTTCAAACATGGCCTTTCTGTGTGTGGATTAGCCGGCCGCCGTCGCCTCTCGGGCTAACGCTAGCGAGCGGGGACAAGCTCGTCGTGTGCTGGGGGGTGCCTCCGTGTCTGTGGCGCACGCCGGTCGCAATGTGCCCGCTAAACGCTGCCGCGGCTTAACCTCACGATGCGTTTGGGTTCAATTTAAGGGCCGAGGCTGGCTGACGGAAGGCTAGCTCTGCTTGGTGGACTTCTGCTAGCCTTGTCTAGTTGTACTCGACCTCTTGCTGGCGGAGTCTGTCGGTACAAAATGGATGGCGTAGTCTGGCTTGTAAATAAGATTAGCCTTTGCACAGCGAGGACTAATGAGATATTTCAGTTGGCCGCACAGTTGATATTATAACACGCTTATCTGGTAGTTAAATCCACCGTGGTTGTGCATGACACGTAGATATTCTCAGGAGTGTGGAGTCTAGATTGCACTGAAGGGAGTTCTGGCAACAGCTGGTCTCGTCCCTTCACCTTCTGCTTAAACGACAGAACACCATGTCTACCTGTGCAGCGTTGTTTGTGTCCGTGTCTGTGACGTTAGAGTTCATCTCTGGCGGCTGCTTAATGTAAAGCCAAAGTGGGGGAAGTTGCACGAAGCCCAATGCTTTTAACCCGACTGACATCCTGCCCTTCTGTCTGGCAGCGCTTTCCATGGTGATGGACCCTCCCGGTGGGCGAGACGAACGGCGGAGGCAGGCGGAGCGTCTTCGACGGGAGGAAGCCTACTATCACTTCATTAATGAACTGAGCGAAGAGGAATATCGCCTGATGAGAGACAGTAACCTGCTCGGCACCCCTGGTGAGGAGGAACTCGTTCTGGCTTAGCTGCAACAGTCATCATGCCCCTTTTCTGTGGACCCCCTTCGTCGCAGTCGTTTGAGATGCACAGAGCCGCAGAAGGGCTCCTGTTCACCTAACCGAGCATAACAGCTTTCATGTTGTCTTACAGGGGAGGTAACTGCGGAGGAGCTCCGTCAACGCCTTGATGGAGCGAAGGAGCGTGTGTCATCTCAGCCCCGTCCTGAACAGCGCACGCAGCCCACCGAGTCTGGAGACCAGGAGGGCAGCAGTggtgagggagaagagagaggcgCCGGTGGGAGACGAGGTGGAGCCGGGATAGGTAGGGGAAAAAAGGATGGTGGTGGAATGCATCATTTCCTTCAGCTCTGATCAACTTGCCTTGGGATAGCAATGATGTGCTGAGGTttgatttttgttgttgcattTATTGGTCAGCCTGCCAACCAAAGATGGTTTGCACACGATTGCCTCGCACATGCCTCAAATCAACATTTGGCTTTAGGACTAAAATAGGAGACAACAAAATTGACAAAGGTGACAGcttctctgttgtctctgtcataTATTTTGTGAAGTTTTTTAAATACTGATAAAACAAATACTGCAAAAATGCTTTCCATTATACACAGATTGTTGTGAAATGTAGTTTAAGCACAATTTAAGCAGCTGTGGGTGTGAGTTGCTCGACTTCCTACTGACAGTGGTTCTAGCTTTGAAACAAATGTGCCACAGAGAGATTCTTTCCCTCCAATAACTGATGCTTTTGTAATGACAttttataataatgatgataataatagtaaaaatCATTCTGGTCATCTGtacttgtatagcacttttcagaaaaggACAGTTAGTGAGGCTGtttacacagccttttcaaggcAGGAATGTTGCACCATTAAGCCACCTCACCGTTCTGTGTAAAAGGTACGAAGACAGAATGGGAGTCATTGTTGTTCCAGTGTTTAGCCAGCAGCAGAGGTAGTCACAAAGCCGAATCCATGTCTATGTAAAAGGGACAGCTGGCCCCATTTACATACTGTGTTATACGACGTGACGTCTCTGTTTCCGGAACGCTGACATGTTATGGGAAATCGCACACTGGAGCACGATTATGCTgcctttgtttggttcagtgggggaaaaaaagctggcATAAACACGAGTCTTCATGTCAATGTTATTGCGGTATCTCTGTGTAAAAAGGCCTACTATTTTTTTGGAGAATATGTAAATTTTTTACAGGTCACTTTTACATTTAACTCACTGTGTTAACCGTAATTGTTCTTACAGGGGCTACAGAGCCAGGAGCAGAAACCTCTAATGGTGACTCGTTACTAGAGTGGCTGAACACTTTCAGACGTACTGGAAATGCCACTCGAAGTGGGCAGAGTGGCAACCAGACGTGGCGTGCCGTCAGCCGGACCAATCCTAACAGTGGAGAATTCCGCTTCAGCCTGGAGATCAACATCAATCATGAGCAGCCTGAGCCGGGGGAGCACAATGACGCCTCAGACCCTGCGGAGCTGTCCATGGCAGCTCCGACGACAACTTCAACTTCTATACGTACTGCTTCTTACCTCCCCAACCCCCGTTCTTCAACGTATAATACACAAAGGCCGGCCCCATACCCTTCTCCCCGCCCAGCCCTCAGTAGAAGGGCCCAGACACGTCGCACACGAAGCAGTGCCACCACCCCTCCCCTAAGTCCCCCAGCCCTTCCCACACCAGTGGTTCCCCCTGCCACAGTTCAAAGGAGGGGTGTGGCCTTGCCCTCTTCACCACCGCCTTCTGTTGCTCCCTCTACCCCTCATCACCAAACTACCCCCTTGCAACATCAGGCCCTGAATGCAGCATTAGAGCACGGACGTGATGAGGTGACTGCCTCTCTGGACTGTCCGAATGTGTTGCCCCAGGATGGCTCCCAGGCACCTTCAGTGGGGAGGGAGTCGCGTAGCAGTAGGACTCGATCTCGCGGACGAATCCGTAGAGCTGGGGGTGGGACTTCATCACGCTCGTCTCGGCGAAGCCGTTCCCCGCTTCACAGAACACCTGTCCCCAGTTCCACTCCGCTGTCCACCAGTGGTGTCAGTGGCTCTAACGTCCACCTTACTGAGCCAGACAATGGAACTAGCTCTGTTTCCATGGAGACAGGGGAGGCCGTGACTGAGCCTGCTGCTATCACCGAGCCAGCCACAGAGGCAGGAGAGCATGAGGGGGAATCGCATGTGGCTGGGGCAGGTGGCGCTGGAGTACGCCGACATCCAACCATCATGTTGGACCTACAGGTGAGAAGGATTCGGCCTGGGGAAAACCGGGACCGGGACAGCATTGCCAGCAGGACGCGTTCCCGTGCCCGGGTTGCTGAAAATACAGTCACCTTTGAAAGTGATAGTGGTGGATTCAGACGCACCATCTCCCGCTCAGAGCGAGCTGGGATCCGCACCTATGTCAGCACGATCCGGATTCCACTGAGGCGCATCAGCGAGACGGGGCTGGGAGAGCCCAATTCTACAGCCTTACGCTCCATCTTGCGCCAGATTATGACCGGTTTTGGAGAGCTCAGCTCCCTGATGGAGACAGAGGCTGACTCTGAGACTGGAGCAGCCAGCCACCCAGATGCCAATGGGGCCAACACAGCCACTGGGCCAGCCTATCGTCTTCATGGAAATGAAAATGCAGGCAGCCATGGTGGTGCAGGTGGGGGGGATCAGGAGAGGGTAGGACTAGTAGGCCTTGAAGAAGACCAGGGGGGTCAGGCCAGGTTAGGTGGAGGCATTGTGAGTCCAATTGAGGGCCGTGCTGCGAGTAGAGACACCAACAACCTGGTAGAGAACGGCACTCTGCCAATTCTGCGGCTGGCACATTTCTTCCTCCTGAatgatgaggaagatgaggaACACCCTCGTGGCCTGACCAAAGAGCAGATTGACAATCTGGCCACACGCACCTATGGCCAGGCCAGCCTGGAAGGGGAGGTGGGTCGCGCATGTAGCGTCTGCATTAATGAGTATGCCCAGGGCAACAAGCTGCGTCGCCTGCCCTGTTCCCACGAGTTCCACATCCACTGCATTGACCGCTGGCTCTCTGAAAACAACACCTGCCCCATTTGCAGGCAGCCCATACTTGCAGTGCATCAGGACTGACCCCCCCActtccaccaccaacaacaacttaAACCGTTTGTTCACAAACCCAACTATCATGCTCCCTGCTGGCCGAACTTAGTGTGCCCAAATTGTACATAGCGCTTTCATGGTTTAATTCCATTCAGAACATCCATTGTATTCAAGCTGAAGAAAGGACCGAAAGCGGGGaggtgggaaaaaaacaaaacaaaaactataaGCGCAGAGAATTaacaaaactttatttttttAGACTCTTTATTTTCGGCACTTTTTCATTTCCTTTTTCCTGTAACTTCCCTCGGGCTTCTTCATCACAATCCTTCAGAAGCCCACATCAGTGGATAGCACCGATGCTTAATGGAGCTCCTGTAGCTGCTGCTGACTGGTCCGAGTTTATCTCTTCAAATCTGTGATGCCTGCTTGTCACAAATGGACTATAGCAATCCCTTGTTGTCTTGATTTAATTAGTATATGATGTAAATATTTCACCCACGCTTGTGTTTAAGGGTTTTAAAATGAGGTGTATTTCATTCACTTTCTCTTTTTAAGTGGAAGCAGAAAAACCTTCAATCTTTGAACAGCACTCATTTCAGTCCTCTGTTTGAAAGCTGAATTTTAAGTGTCAATAATCGTTCGCAAAAAGATTCAGgcatggttttttttgtttttttttttgttttgtttgtttttttttgtacgtGTTTGATTTTGCATTTTTGTTCAGTTTCTAAGGTGGGCTTTTCATTTGTCCACCCTTCTCCATTTGCCTCCTTTCTATTCTGACAGCAGACAGTGTGATATTTAGTTCCTAAGACCAAATTTGTTGAAGTTCACTCAAACACCCACAGACCTGAGCGGTACGGTTTGAATGGAACACCCAAGGCAAAGGATAATCAGGAAATCATTGAAGTGAATTAGCAGCAGGCACTTAAGTATATCGTGAAAGTAGTTTTCACCATAGTTGAAATGTGCAATAAGGGTAGAACAGACAGCATTTTCCATGTGGTCCTATTCAATGTCGTTCATGCCTGAAGGTGCTCCGTGTAAAATGAAATGTAATTCTAACCTCTATCGCAAATCAGTCTCCATCCTTTTAAAAGAATAAAATCACTGTTCTAACTTAACTCCAACCCGAATGCACCTCAGAAACACACAGGGATTTGGTGAGGCCTTTTAACCCTTTGCTCCAGCTTTGCCTCTCGGTATGCCTTCTCCCTCTGTCCcaaacagtgaacaacagacagctcttcttttatgacatctcatttCAGGGACATGTCCTTTTCGATACCGTTGATACACCCGGATAAGACCATGGCAGCAGA
Coding sequences within it:
- the rnf6 gene encoding E3 ubiquitin-protein ligase RNF6, whose product is MVMDPPGGRDERRRQAERLRREEAYYHFINELSEEEYRLMRDSNLLGTPGEVTAEELRQRLDGAKERVSSQPRPEQRTQPTESGDQEGSSGEGEERGAGGRRGGAGIGATEPGAETSNGDSLLEWLNTFRRTGNATRSGQSGNQTWRAVSRTNPNSGEFRFSLEININHEQPEPGEHNDASDPAELSMAAPTTTSTSIRTASYLPNPRSSTYNTQRPAPYPSPRPALSRRAQTRRTRSSATTPPLSPPALPTPVVPPATVQRRGVALPSSPPPSVAPSTPHHQTTPLQHQALNAALEHGRDEVTASLDCPNVLPQDGSQAPSVGRESRSSRTRSRGRIRRAGGGTSSRSSRRSRSPLHRTPVPSSTPLSTSGVSGSNVHLTEPDNGTSSVSMETGEAVTEPAAITEPATEAGEHEGESHVAGAGGAGVRRHPTIMLDLQVRRIRPGENRDRDSIASRTRSRARVAENTVTFESDSGGFRRTISRSERAGIRTYVSTIRIPLRRISETGLGEPNSTALRSILRQIMTGFGELSSLMETEADSETGAASHPDANGANTATGPAYRLHGNENAGSHGGAGGGDQERVGLVGLEEDQGGQARLGGGIVSPIEGRAASRDTNNLVENGTLPILRLAHFFLLNDEEDEEHPRGLTKEQIDNLATRTYGQASLEGEVGRACSVCINEYAQGNKLRRLPCSHEFHIHCIDRWLSENNTCPICRQPILAVHQD